From one Sphingomonas xanthus genomic stretch:
- the gatC gene encoding Asp-tRNA(Asn)/Glu-tRNA(Gln) amidotransferase subunit GatC — translation MSVNANQVRHVAKLARIAMSDSEIEAMVPEFNNILGWVEQLGEVDTDGVEPLTAVIENQLRLRDDVVDDGNVRDAVLRNAPDAQHGFFAVPKVIE, via the coding sequence ATGTCCGTGAACGCAAATCAGGTGCGGCATGTCGCTAAGCTGGCCCGGATCGCGATGAGCGATTCCGAGATCGAGGCGATGGTGCCCGAATTCAACAACATACTCGGCTGGGTGGAACAGCTCGGCGAGGTGGATACCGACGGGGTCGAACCGCTCACCGCGGTCATCGAGAACCAGCTTCGCTTGCGCGACGACGTGGTCGACGACGGCAATGTTCGCGATGCGGTATTGCGTAACGCGCCCGACGCGCAGCACGGTTTTTTCGCCGTTCCGAAGGTGATCGAATAG
- a CDS encoding DUF3089 domain-containing protein, whose protein sequence is MCARRFLIIIFIFILLAVLGAFALFQFGDRVLIQQAVPVGRYQEPAPRSGPDYASDTAWIAKPGLADDPSAWVPEGEISTRGAKRAATFFVHPTTYLERDRWNAPLNLDGEADSRTRLFVRSQASAFNSVSDIWAPRYRQAAFGTFLLRSEDADKALGLAYRDVLAAFDAFIAAQPPGKPLFLAAHSQGSLHLSRLLVDRKEAIAGRLVAAYVVGWPLSTRADLQPAGVAACGTAQATGCVLSWQTFSEPANPRLVLDAWKGTKGPTGIIREQADMLCTNPLTGSTGAGAAPMANKGTLVPNGGLASASLVAGQVGARCDKGFLLIEGEIPDLGPYLLPGNNYHVYDYALFWGSIRADAEKRLAQWR, encoded by the coding sequence ATGTGTGCCCGCCGCTTTCTGATCATCATCTTCATCTTCATCCTGCTTGCCGTATTGGGCGCCTTCGCCCTGTTCCAGTTCGGCGACCGGGTGCTCATTCAGCAGGCTGTTCCGGTGGGGCGCTATCAGGAGCCAGCGCCGCGCAGCGGGCCGGATTATGCCAGCGATACCGCCTGGATTGCCAAGCCAGGGTTGGCCGACGATCCGTCGGCATGGGTTCCCGAAGGCGAAATCAGCACGCGCGGCGCAAAGCGCGCCGCGACCTTCTTCGTCCACCCGACTACCTATCTTGAGCGCGACCGGTGGAATGCGCCGCTCAACCTCGACGGCGAGGCCGATTCGCGGACCCGGCTATTCGTCCGGAGCCAGGCGAGCGCGTTCAACAGCGTCTCCGACATATGGGCACCGCGCTACCGCCAGGCCGCGTTCGGCACATTCCTGCTGCGAAGCGAAGATGCGGACAAGGCGCTAGGCCTCGCATATCGCGATGTGCTGGCGGCGTTCGATGCGTTCATCGCCGCCCAACCACCGGGCAAGCCGCTGTTCCTCGCGGCGCACAGCCAGGGCTCGCTCCACCTTTCGCGCCTGTTGGTCGACCGCAAGGAGGCGATCGCGGGCCGCTTGGTCGCCGCCTATGTCGTCGGCTGGCCGCTTTCGACCCGCGCTGACCTGCAGCCCGCCGGCGTTGCCGCCTGCGGCACGGCTCAGGCAACGGGCTGCGTCCTGTCGTGGCAAACCTTCAGCGAGCCGGCCAATCCGCGACTGGTGCTTGACGCTTGGAAGGGCACCAAGGGACCCACCGGAATCATCCGGGAGCAGGCCGACATGCTGTGCACCAACCCGCTGACGGGGTCGACGGGCGCAGGTGCCGCGCCGATGGCGAACAAGGGAACCCTGGTGCCTAACGGCGGCCTTGCCTCGGCCAGCCTGGTCGCCGGGCAAGTGGGCGCGCGCTGCGACAAGGGATTCCTGTTGATCGAAGGCGAAATCCCGGATCTTGGGCCCTATCTGCTACCCGGCAATAATTATCATGTTTACGACTATGCCCTATTCTGGGGCTCTATCCGTGCCGACGCGGAAAAGAGGCTGGCGCAGTGGCGCTGA
- the ruvX gene encoding Holliday junction resolvase RuvX: protein MITTIATEFAAALPANGGRLAGLDVGTKTIGLATCDSGWSFATPADTVKRTKFTADLAVLASFITRHKPVGLVVGLPLNLDGSDSPRTQSVRAFARNLAPLDLPLLLWDERWSTVAVERTMIESEMSRAKRAEKVDAHAAAHILQGAIDALVNLPPSG from the coding sequence CTGATCACGACGATTGCCACCGAGTTCGCCGCGGCGCTGCCGGCCAACGGCGGCAGGCTCGCGGGACTCGACGTCGGGACCAAGACCATCGGCCTTGCAACCTGCGATTCGGGATGGAGTTTCGCGACCCCCGCCGACACGGTGAAGCGCACCAAATTCACTGCCGACCTGGCGGTGCTGGCCAGCTTCATCACCCGTCACAAGCCGGTCGGGCTGGTTGTCGGCCTGCCGCTCAACCTTGACGGCAGCGACAGTCCGCGCACCCAGTCGGTGCGCGCCTTCGCCCGCAATCTCGCCCCGCTCGACCTGCCACTGCTGCTATGGGACGAACGATGGTCGACCGTGGCGGTCGAACGGACGATGATCGAAAGCGAAATGAGCCGTGCCAAGCGCGCCGAGAAGGTCGACGCCCATGCCGCGGCGCATATCCTGCAGGGGGCAATCGATGCTCTGGTCAACTTGCCGCCTTCAGGCTAG
- a CDS encoding aspartate carbamoyltransferase catalytic subunit, translating into MHLLSIDDITDDQIGDLLDEGERWFAYNRQPRRNDHRLDGLTVVNAFFENSTRTLMSFEIAANRMGAQVVTMQVEHSSIKKGETLEDTARTLNAMRPDALVIRHGTSGAPASVAQIMDCPVINAGDGIGEHPTQALLDAATIRQHFGRVEGLKIAICGDLKHSRVARSNAKLLARLGAQLRFAGSPSLMPDHLEGVTIDEAVDAADVIIMLRVQRERMEEDLGDAPGEYLARFGLTEARFAAASANAVIMHPGPINRGVEIEGALADHPSRSLIVRQVEMGVAVRMACLDLLTANRRR; encoded by the coding sequence ATGCACCTTCTTTCGATCGACGACATCACCGACGACCAGATCGGTGACTTGCTGGACGAAGGCGAACGCTGGTTCGCCTACAATCGCCAGCCGCGTCGCAATGACCATCGCCTAGACGGCCTGACCGTGGTCAACGCCTTTTTCGAAAATTCCACGCGAACCCTGATGAGCTTCGAGATCGCCGCCAACCGGATGGGCGCGCAGGTCGTGACGATGCAAGTCGAACATAGTTCGATCAAGAAGGGCGAAACGCTGGAGGATACGGCGCGGACCCTGAACGCGATGCGGCCAGACGCTCTGGTAATCCGTCACGGCACCAGTGGCGCGCCGGCCAGCGTTGCCCAGATCATGGACTGCCCCGTCATCAACGCCGGTGACGGAATCGGCGAACATCCCACCCAGGCGCTGCTCGACGCGGCGACGATCCGCCAGCACTTCGGTCGGGTTGAGGGCCTGAAGATTGCCATTTGCGGCGACCTCAAGCACAGCCGGGTTGCCCGCTCGAATGCCAAATTGCTTGCCCGGCTTGGCGCGCAGCTGCGCTTTGCTGGATCTCCTTCGCTGATGCCCGACCACCTTGAAGGCGTGACCATCGACGAAGCGGTCGACGCGGCCGACGTCATCATAATGCTGCGCGTCCAGCGGGAACGGATGGAAGAGGATCTCGGCGATGCGCCCGGCGAATATCTGGCGCGTTTCGGCCTTACCGAGGCGCGCTTCGCGGCGGCATCGGCCAATGCCGTGATCATGCATCCCGGGCCGATCAACCGCGGCGTCGAAATCGAAGGGGCGCTTGCGGATCACCCGTCGCGCTCGCTCATCGTGCGCCAGGTCGAAATGGGTGTCGCGGTCAGGATGGCCTGTCTCGACCTCCTGACAGCAAACCGGCGCCGCTAG
- a CDS encoding SPOR domain-containing protein — MTPNRLATAAAAVSLIALATACAGPGSRLRGASPFGAKVNSADVGLATRAQMALMANDVATALSLAERAVEVSPNDASFRTLLGNCYLAAGRFASAEAAYRDSLSLGATQPQTILKLVLVQIGLGKSDQAQLLLAEARGMIDPTDAGLALALAGDPQGAVALLEPVARSIGADARTRQNLALAHALSGDWVQARVVAAQDLPADQIDSRIQQWMALAKPSRASDQVASFIGIQPIAADPGQPVRLALHRDTGIQQAAAEPVPVTEAPAAVYAEAAPIAPPAMPTYAAPAAPVALAETPMPEYAAPAETPVFALREARPALSPASVRLSDSLPSIRKASAPRAAVGKSRAVVQIGAYSSRERVATAWSRASAKHDSLKRYVPVTAQFDAGEGTVYRLSVKGFESERDAIELCSSLKRAGSNCFVRSASGDSPVRFASRG; from the coding sequence ATGACGCCGAATCGCCTAGCCACCGCGGCCGCCGCCGTGTCGCTAATCGCGCTGGCTACGGCTTGCGCCGGACCCGGTTCAAGGCTGCGTGGCGCATCGCCGTTCGGCGCCAAGGTCAATTCGGCCGACGTCGGTCTTGCGACCCGCGCGCAGATGGCGCTGATGGCCAATGACGTTGCCACTGCACTGTCGCTGGCGGAGCGGGCGGTCGAAGTCAGTCCGAACGACGCCAGCTTCCGCACATTGCTTGGTAACTGCTATCTCGCTGCTGGACGCTTCGCTTCTGCCGAAGCGGCCTATCGCGATTCCTTGTCGCTTGGGGCGACCCAGCCGCAAACTATCCTGAAACTGGTGCTGGTCCAGATCGGCTTGGGCAAAAGCGATCAAGCCCAGCTCCTTCTCGCCGAAGCTCGCGGCATGATCGATCCGACCGACGCCGGGTTGGCATTGGCGCTTGCCGGTGACCCGCAGGGCGCTGTCGCGCTGCTTGAGCCGGTCGCCCGCTCCATCGGCGCCGACGCCCGTACCCGCCAGAACCTGGCGCTCGCCCATGCGCTGTCCGGCGATTGGGTCCAGGCTCGCGTGGTCGCGGCTCAGGACTTGCCCGCAGACCAGATCGACAGCCGCATCCAGCAATGGATGGCACTCGCCAAGCCGAGCCGGGCTTCGGATCAGGTCGCTTCGTTCATCGGCATTCAGCCGATCGCCGCCGATCCGGGGCAGCCCGTTCGGCTGGCACTGCATCGCGATACTGGGATCCAGCAGGCAGCTGCTGAACCGGTCCCCGTGACTGAGGCTCCGGCCGCGGTTTACGCTGAGGCCGCCCCAATCGCACCACCGGCTATGCCGACCTATGCTGCGCCGGCCGCGCCGGTCGCGCTGGCTGAGACGCCGATGCCCGAATATGCCGCTCCGGCCGAAACCCCGGTCTTCGCGCTCCGCGAGGCCCGTCCAGCGCTTTCCCCGGCCTCTGTCCGTCTGTCGGATTCGCTGCCGTCGATTCGCAAGGCTTCGGCACCCAGGGCTGCCGTCGGTAAGAGCCGCGCTGTGGTTCAGATCGGCGCCTATTCATCGCGCGAGCGCGTCGCGACGGCCTGGAGCAGGGCTTCGGCCAAACATGACTCGCTCAAGCGCTATGTGCCCGTAACGGCGCAGTTCGATGCCGGCGAGGGCACGGTTTACCGTCTCTCGGTCAAGGGCTTCGAGAGCGAACGCGACGCAATCGAACTCTGTTCGTCGCTGAAGCGGGCTGGCTCCAATTGCTTCGTGCGCAGCGCGTCGGGGGATTCCCCGGTCAGGTTTGCCTCGCGCGGCTGA
- a CDS encoding ParA family protein, with amino-acid sequence MRVLAMASQKGGSGKTTLSGHLAVQAQRAGAGPVCLIDIDPQGSLADWWNERQDDMPAFAQTTVARLASDLEVLRQQGFRLAVIDTPPAITMAIQSVIAVAELIVIPTRPSPHDLRAVGATVDLCDRAGKPLIFVVNAATPKAKITYEAAVALSQHGTVAPVTLHHRTDFAASMIDGRTVMEVDPQGRSAREVTELWDYISDRLEKNFRRTVFAAPNQAPGISAASPRPVGGFGRRVVGQ; translated from the coding sequence ATGCGCGTTCTGGCAATGGCATCGCAGAAGGGCGGGTCGGGCAAAACCACCCTGTCCGGTCACCTTGCGGTGCAAGCGCAGCGAGCGGGCGCGGGCCCGGTCTGCCTGATCGACATCGATCCGCAAGGGTCGCTTGCCGACTGGTGGAACGAGCGGCAGGATGACATGCCGGCCTTCGCCCAGACGACCGTTGCTCGGCTCGCATCGGACCTTGAAGTGCTTCGGCAGCAAGGCTTTCGCTTGGCCGTCATCGACACGCCACCAGCAATTACTATGGCCATTCAGTCGGTCATCGCGGTGGCCGAACTCATCGTGATCCCAACCCGTCCGAGCCCACACGACCTGCGCGCCGTGGGAGCCACGGTCGATCTTTGCGACCGCGCCGGCAAGCCGCTCATCTTCGTCGTCAATGCGGCGACCCCCAAGGCCAAGATCACTTATGAAGCCGCGGTCGCGCTGTCACAGCATGGCACCGTCGCTCCCGTTACGCTTCATCACCGGACTGACTTCGCTGCTTCGATGATCGATGGCCGGACGGTGATGGAGGTCGATCCCCAAGGCCGGTCCGCTCGCGAGGTCACCGAACTTTGGGACTATATCTCCGACCGCCTTGAAAAGAATTTTCGCCGTACCGTCTTTGCCGCGCCCAACCAGGCGCCCGGTATCAGTGCGGCCAGCCCGCGTCCCGTTGGTGGCTTCGGCCGCCGCGTGGTGGGCCAGTAA
- a CDS encoding SPOR domain-containing protein, translating into MRNLFIGLAIALAASAAPATVKSGIEAWQAGDASRAVAHWRPLAEQGDADAAFNLGQAYRLGKGVPLDLGQAQNWLERAARKGHVDAQATLGLLLFQNGNRVTALRWLKGAADTGDARALLMVGTAMFNGDGVPADPVTAYALVSRAAAQGLAPAKATLADMDEILPLEQRQKGVALARQMVAGKDAAPVPAAPRRQAEQPRPATAEPPSRVAAPLTGNWRIQLGAFGKKSSAEDLFARLSGKLGGRQAFYVPVGAMVRLQAGPFESRAAASQACNRLAPQPCFAVAGR; encoded by the coding sequence ATGCGTAACCTTTTCATTGGCCTGGCAATCGCCCTGGCGGCGTCCGCGGCTCCCGCGACGGTCAAGTCGGGGATCGAGGCGTGGCAGGCCGGCGACGCTTCGCGCGCGGTCGCGCACTGGCGCCCGCTTGCCGAACAGGGCGACGCCGATGCCGCATTCAATCTCGGCCAGGCCTATCGGCTAGGAAAGGGCGTACCCCTCGATCTCGGCCAGGCGCAAAACTGGTTGGAACGGGCGGCGCGTAAGGGTCATGTCGATGCCCAGGCGACGCTTGGCCTACTATTATTCCAGAATGGCAATCGCGTTACCGCATTGCGATGGCTGAAAGGCGCCGCCGACACGGGCGATGCGCGGGCGTTGCTGATGGTCGGAACGGCGATGTTCAATGGCGACGGTGTACCGGCCGATCCGGTAACGGCCTACGCCCTTGTAAGCCGGGCCGCCGCGCAAGGCCTCGCCCCTGCCAAGGCAACACTTGCGGACATGGACGAAATCCTGCCGCTGGAGCAGCGGCAGAAGGGCGTCGCCCTTGCGCGGCAGATGGTGGCCGGAAAGGACGCGGCGCCAGTTCCGGCCGCGCCGCGCCGCCAGGCCGAGCAGCCAAGGCCCGCCACCGCCGAACCACCATCCCGGGTTGCCGCGCCATTGACCGGCAACTGGCGCATCCAGCTGGGCGCATTCGGCAAGAAAAGCTCGGCAGAAGATCTGTTCGCCCGACTATCGGGCAAGCTTGGCGGGCGTCAGGCCTTTTATGTCCCGGTAGGCGCGATGGTCCGGCTGCAGGCAGGTCCGTTCGAAAGTCGGGCCGCCGCATCCCAGGCCTGCAACCGGCTCGCCCCCCAGCCCTGTTTCGCGGTCGCCGGCCGCTAG
- the serB gene encoding phosphoserine phosphatase SerB → MTTSGGVILTIATLIAAGRLDESLIEAALGRLGGGRLSRWIDRGDAADLEIDIERSAVRGVLEGWERVDIIVQPPGPRERCMLVADMDSTMIGQECIDELADYAGVKQQVAEITERAMQGELDFAAALRERVGLLKGLDEAVIEQCLAERIRPSPGGATLVKTMRQRGAMTVLVSGGFTAFVQPIARQLGFERFEANVLGVAGATLTGETQGRIVDSRAKLAVLESLRTELGLGEADSLAVGDGANDIPMIEAAGLGVAFRAKSALAAAADAQLDHHGLDALLWAQGIPRSAWVVD, encoded by the coding sequence ATGACCACCAGCGGAGGCGTTATCTTGACCATTGCCACGCTGATAGCAGCCGGACGGCTGGACGAAAGCCTGATAGAGGCGGCGCTTGGCCGCCTGGGGGGAGGGCGGTTGTCGCGCTGGATCGACAGGGGCGATGCCGCAGATCTTGAAATCGACATCGAGCGCAGCGCGGTTCGCGGCGTACTCGAAGGCTGGGAACGCGTTGACATCATCGTCCAGCCGCCGGGCCCCCGCGAGAGGTGCATGCTGGTCGCCGACATGGATTCCACCATGATCGGGCAGGAATGTATCGACGAACTCGCCGATTATGCCGGGGTCAAGCAGCAGGTCGCCGAGATCACCGAGCGGGCAATGCAGGGCGAACTGGATTTCGCAGCGGCGCTTCGGGAGCGTGTGGGCCTGCTCAAGGGGCTGGACGAAGCGGTGATCGAACAATGCCTGGCGGAAAGGATCAGGCCGAGCCCGGGCGGGGCGACCCTCGTCAAGACAATGCGGCAGCGCGGGGCAATGACCGTGCTGGTGTCCGGCGGCTTTACGGCGTTCGTCCAGCCGATCGCCCGGCAGCTCGGCTTCGAGCGGTTCGAAGCCAATGTGCTTGGCGTCGCCGGCGCAACGTTGACCGGCGAAACCCAAGGGCGAATTGTCGATTCCCGCGCCAAGCTGGCGGTCCTTGAGAGCCTCCGCACCGAACTGGGACTCGGAGAGGCCGACAGCCTCGCCGTCGGCGACGGCGCAAACGACATTCCGATGATCGAGGCAGCCGGCCTTGGCGTGGCCTTTCGCGCCAAGTCGGCGCTCGCGGCAGCGGCCGATGCCCAGCTCGATCATCATGGGCTGGATGCCCTGTTGTGGGCGCAGGGAATTCCGCGCTCGGCCTGGGTCGTGGACTAG
- the miaA gene encoding tRNA (adenosine(37)-N6)-dimethylallyltransferase MiaA, with the protein MVKITPPLVVIAGPTASGKSELALRLAERCGGAIVNADSAQIYDALPILSAAPSTRDRERADHHLYAMLNPAVPGSAADWAEAAKARIADLHRAGRLPILVGGTGLYLRTLIDGIAPVPPIDPAIRAEVRAASVSENLAALTTLDPVAATRLNPGDTARIARALEVVRSTGVSLADWQQERSGGIGGAVLLNPLILLPPRPWLYDRCDRRFEAMLDLGAVEEVEALLARNLDPRLPAMRAIGVEAISAMLRGDFSRDQAIAAGQLATRQYAKRQYTWFAHQPPADWPRFQEPLEDEAIERALALLALKE; encoded by the coding sequence ATGGTCAAGATAACGCCTCCGCTGGTGGTCATTGCCGGTCCGACCGCAAGCGGCAAGTCCGAGCTTGCCTTGCGCCTTGCGGAGCGCTGCGGCGGGGCCATTGTCAACGCCGACAGCGCACAAATCTACGACGCTCTGCCGATCCTTTCCGCTGCACCTTCAACACGGGATCGGGAACGCGCCGACCACCACCTCTACGCGATGCTCAACCCGGCGGTGCCGGGGTCCGCGGCCGATTGGGCCGAGGCTGCCAAAGCTCGGATCGCCGACCTGCATCGTGCAGGGCGCCTGCCGATCCTCGTCGGCGGGACCGGCCTTTACTTGCGCACGCTGATCGACGGCATTGCCCCCGTCCCGCCGATTGACCCGGCGATACGGGCCGAGGTCCGCGCGGCTAGTGTCTCGGAGAATCTGGCAGCGCTAACGACGCTCGATCCCGTCGCCGCCACACGACTCAATCCCGGCGACACTGCCCGCATCGCCCGGGCACTGGAAGTGGTTCGCTCGACCGGGGTCAGCCTAGCGGACTGGCAGCAGGAACGCAGCGGCGGGATCGGCGGCGCGGTGCTCCTCAACCCCCTCATCCTCCTGCCGCCCCGTCCATGGCTCTATGACCGCTGCGATCGCCGGTTCGAGGCGATGCTGGACCTGGGGGCGGTGGAGGAGGTCGAAGCGCTCCTGGCCAGGAACCTCGATCCCCGGCTGCCGGCGATGCGCGCGATCGGCGTCGAGGCGATCTCGGCAATGCTGCGCGGTGACTTCAGCCGAGATCAGGCGATTGCAGCCGGGCAACTTGCGACGCGCCAATATGCCAAGCGCCAATATACCTGGTTCGCGCACCAGCCGCCGGCCGACTGGCCGCGGTTCCAGGAACCCCTTGAAGATGAAGCCATCGAGCGTGCGCTGGCCCTGCTGGCGCTGAAGGAGTAG
- the ilvC gene encoding ketol-acid reductoisomerase, whose amino-acid sequence MEALTDKDIDGAALAGKRVAIIGYGNQGRAQALNLRDSGIDVVVGLREGSGSADRATADAIPVTEFSEAAAQADLVMMLVPDEVMAAVYLRIEPCIRPGAAIGFSHGLAIRFQFIVPRPDLDVIMVAPKGPGTALRSLFTQGKGMVALFAVERDCSGNAEPMALAYGQALGCGRAGLLRSSFAEECEADLFNEQAVVWGAVPEILIAGFDTLIDAGISEEVAYMECVGELKLLAELIEARGIAGMREAISNTAELGALVGGRRVIDSANRARMREIMTEIREGTFADLLREEEASAYPRLRESRARSRELRVEKARSALLP is encoded by the coding sequence ATGGAAGCGCTGACTGACAAAGACATCGACGGCGCCGCGCTCGCGGGAAAGCGGGTTGCGATTATCGGCTATGGCAACCAGGGCCGGGCCCAGGCGCTCAACCTGCGCGACAGCGGCATCGACGTCGTCGTCGGCCTTCGGGAAGGGTCGGGAAGCGCCGACCGGGCGACGGCCGACGCGATTCCCGTCACAGAATTTTCCGAAGCGGCCGCGCAAGCGGACCTGGTGATGATGCTGGTGCCCGACGAGGTGATGGCAGCGGTCTACCTCCGAATCGAACCCTGTATCCGGCCGGGCGCCGCGATTGGTTTCAGTCATGGTTTGGCGATCCGTTTTCAGTTCATCGTCCCTCGCCCCGACCTTGATGTCATCATGGTCGCGCCCAAGGGGCCAGGGACGGCGCTCCGGTCGCTATTTACCCAGGGCAAGGGGATGGTCGCGCTATTCGCGGTGGAGCGGGATTGCAGCGGCAATGCCGAACCGATGGCCCTTGCCTATGGCCAGGCACTGGGCTGCGGACGGGCCGGGCTTCTGCGCTCGAGCTTTGCCGAGGAATGTGAGGCCGACCTGTTCAATGAACAGGCGGTAGTGTGGGGCGCGGTGCCGGAAATCCTCATCGCCGGCTTCGATACGCTGATCGACGCCGGGATCAGCGAGGAAGTCGCCTATATGGAATGCGTGGGCGAATTGAAGCTGCTGGCGGAGCTGATCGAGGCGCGCGGCATCGCGGGCATGCGCGAAGCGATCAGCAATACCGCGGAGCTTGGCGCACTCGTCGGCGGAAGGCGCGTGATCGACTCGGCCAACCGCGCCCGAATGCGGGAAATCATGACAGAAATCCGCGAAGGGACATTCGCGGACCTGCTCCGTGAGGAAGAGGCCTCGGCCTATCCGAGGCTCCGCGAATCGCGGGCCCGATCGCGCGAGTTGCGCGTCGAGAAGGCCCGCAGCGCCCTGCTCCCCTAA
- a CDS encoding porin family protein: protein MKKILFATAATAAVLSATPALAQNAAPVGPRVEAIAGYDRVKAAGEKDGGALFGLGAGYDVAVGNGVSIGADVEASKSTQKEGDPDVAQVKSGRDLYAGGRLNFAVSPTANLYVKGGYTNAKFKATDGVISASDNLDGYRIGAGGQMALSGKAYVGAEYRHSNYEHGVARNQVAMTLGTRF from the coding sequence GTGAAAAAGATTCTGTTCGCTACTGCCGCTACGGCTGCCGTTCTTTCTGCCACTCCGGCGCTGGCCCAGAATGCCGCCCCGGTCGGTCCGCGTGTCGAGGCAATCGCCGGCTATGACCGGGTGAAGGCTGCCGGCGAAAAGGATGGCGGCGCACTGTTCGGCCTGGGCGCCGGCTATGATGTCGCCGTCGGCAACGGCGTTTCGATTGGCGCCGATGTCGAAGCCAGCAAGTCGACCCAGAAGGAAGGCGATCCCGACGTTGCTCAGGTCAAGTCGGGCCGCGACCTTTATGCCGGTGGCCGCCTCAACTTCGCAGTCTCGCCGACCGCGAATCTCTATGTGAAGGGCGGCTATACCAACGCCAAGTTCAAGGCGACCGACGGCGTTATCAGCGCGTCGGACAACCTCGATGGATATCGCATCGGTGCGGGCGGCCAGATGGCCTTGTCCGGCAAGGCCTATGTTGGCGCCGAATATCGCCATTCCAACTACGAACATGGTGTGGCGCGCAACCAGGTCGCAATGACCCTCGGCACCCGCTTCTAA